In the genome of Cydia strobilella chromosome Z, ilCydStro3.1, whole genome shotgun sequence, one region contains:
- the LOC134754717 gene encoding cdc42 homolog, which translates to MQTIKCVVVGDGAVGKTCLLISYTTNKFPSEYVPTVFDNYAVTVMIGGEPYTLGLFDTAGQEDYDRLRPLSYPQTDVFLVCFSVVSPSSFENVKEKWVPEITHHQQKTPFLLVGTQIDLRDDPVTMEKLAKIKQKPVSLEQGEKLAKELKAVKYVECSALTQKGLKNVFDEAILAALEPPEPVKRKKCVLL; encoded by the exons ATGCAGACTATCAAGTGTGTGGTGGTAGGGGACGGTGCTGTGGGCAAGACATGCCTACTCATCAGCTACACTACCAACAAGTTTCCCTCGGAGTATGTGCCCACTGTTTTTGATAACTATGCCGTAACTGTCATGATTGGGGGGGAGCCTTACACTCTAGGGCTCTTTGATACTGCAG GACAGGAAGATTATGACAGGCTACGACCACTGAGTTATCCTCAGACAGATGTTTTCCTTGTGTGCTTCAGTGTGGTGAGCCCGAGTTCATTTGAAAATGTTAAGGAAAAG TGGGTACCAGAAATAACACACCATCAGCAAAAAACACCTTTCTTATTGGTGGGGACACAGATTGATCTTAGGGATGACCCTGTTACTATGGAAAAACTTGCTaagattaaacaaaagccaGTCTCATTAGAACAAGGAGAAAAATTGGCAAAGGAACTGAAAGCTGTTAAATATGTAGAATGCTCTGCACTTACACAG AAAGGGCTCAAGAATGTGTTTGATGAGGCTATACTGGCAGCACTGGAGCCACCAGAACCAGTTAAGAGAAAGAAATGTGTGCTACTGTAA
- the LOC134754003 gene encoding peroxiredoxin-6 — protein sequence MFLGDIFPNFTAKTTEGEISFHDWLGDSWGILFSHPSDFTPVCTTELARVTKLYPEFTRRHVKVIGLSCDSIASHHEWCKDIKFYAGCSEDEKFPYPIIEDLDRKLAMQLGMVDKDELDAAGIPLTARAVFIVDPNKKFRLSILYPATTGRNFDEILRVLDSLKLTDNAKVATPVDWKMGDDCMVLPTVPEDKVSEVFPNGVTVVDLPSGKNYIRKTPCPKM from the exons atgtttttaggGGATATTTTTCCTAATTTTACAGCCAAAACTACAGAAGGAGAAATTAGTTTTCATGATTGGCTAGGAGATtc ATGGGGTATATTGTTCTCACATCCATCTGATTTCACCCCAGTGTGCACAACTGAACTTGCTCGAGTAACTAAATTATATCCTGAGTTCACGCGTCGGCATGTCAAAGTTATTGGATTGTCTTGCGACTCCATTGCATCACACCATGAATGGTGCAAGGATATTAAGTTCTATGCAG GTTGCAGTGAGGATGAGAAGTTCCCTTATCCTATAATTGAAGACCTGGACCGGAAGCTAGCTATGCAGTTAGGTATGGTGGACAAGGATGAGCTGGATGCAGCAGGCATACCCTTGACTGCACGTGCTGTCTTCATTGTCGACCCTAACAAGAAGTTCCGGCTCTCTATCCTGTATCCTGCCACCACTGGCAGAAACTTTGA TGAGATTCTGCGTGTCCTGGACTCCTTAAAATTGACTGACAATGCCAAAGTAGCTACTCCTGTGGATTGGAAG ATGGGTGATGACTGCATGGTGCTTCCAACTGTTCCAGAAGATAAGGTGAGTGAGGTGTTTCCTAACGGAGTAACCGTGGTTGACCTGCCTTCCGGCAAGAACTATATACGCAAGACGCCGTGCCCGAAGATGTAG